Proteins encoded within one genomic window of Amorphoplanes friuliensis DSM 7358:
- a CDS encoding LLM class flavin-dependent oxidoreductase: protein MQFGIFTVGDVTPDPTNGRKPTEHERIKAMVAVAKKAEEVGLDVFALGEHHNEPFVPSSPTTMLGYIAAQTEKLLLSTSTTLITTNDPVKIAEDYAMLQHLADGRVDLMMGRGNTGPVYPWFGKDIRAGIPLAIENYALLHRLWREHTVDWKGKYRTPLQSFTSTPRPLDEIPPFVWHGSIRSPEIAEQAAFYGDGFFANHIFWPASHTQRMVALYRERYAHYGHGSADQAIVGLGGQVFMRKNSQDAVKEFRPYFDNAPVYGHGPTMEDFTRETPLTVGSPQQVIERTLGFRDYVGDYQRQLFLLDHAGLPLKTVLEQLDLLGEEVVPVLRKEFAALKPAHVPEAPTHASLLAAAQDQDLKEKVQA from the coding sequence ATGCAGTTCGGGATCTTCACCGTCGGCGACGTCACGCCCGACCCCACGAACGGGCGAAAGCCGACCGAGCACGAGCGGATCAAGGCGATGGTCGCCGTCGCGAAGAAGGCGGAAGAGGTCGGGCTCGACGTCTTTGCGCTGGGTGAGCACCACAACGAGCCCTTCGTGCCGTCCTCGCCGACGACGATGCTGGGGTACATCGCCGCGCAGACGGAGAAGTTGCTGCTGTCGACGTCCACGACGCTGATCACGACCAACGACCCGGTCAAGATCGCCGAGGACTACGCGATGTTGCAGCACCTCGCGGACGGGCGGGTCGACCTGATGATGGGCCGGGGCAACACCGGTCCGGTGTACCCGTGGTTCGGCAAGGACATCCGCGCCGGGATCCCGCTCGCGATCGAGAACTACGCGCTGCTGCACCGGTTGTGGCGCGAGCACACCGTCGACTGGAAGGGCAAGTACCGCACGCCGCTGCAGTCGTTCACCTCGACGCCGCGACCGCTCGACGAGATCCCGCCGTTCGTCTGGCACGGGTCGATCCGGAGCCCGGAGATCGCCGAGCAGGCCGCGTTCTACGGTGACGGGTTCTTCGCCAACCACATCTTCTGGCCGGCGTCGCACACCCAGCGGATGGTCGCGCTCTACCGCGAGCGGTACGCCCACTACGGGCACGGCAGCGCCGACCAAGCCATCGTCGGACTCGGCGGCCAGGTCTTCATGCGGAAGAACAGCCAGGACGCGGTCAAGGAGTTCCGCCCGTACTTCGACAACGCCCCCGTCTACGGTCACGGACCGACGATGGAGGACTTCACGCGCGAGACACCGCTGACCGTCGGCAGCCCGCAGCAGGTCATCGAGCGCACGCTCGGCTTCCGGGACTACGTCGGCGACTACCAGCGTCAGCTGTTCCTGCTGGACCACGCCGGCCTGCCGCTGAAGACCGTGCTGGAGCAGCTCGACCTGCTCGGCGAGGAGGTCGTCCCGGTGCTCCGCAAGGAGTTCGCGGCGCTCAAGCCGGCCCACGTGCCGGAGGCGCCGACCCACGCCTCGCTGCTCGCCGCCGCCCAGGACCAGGACCTCAAGGAGAAGGTGCAGGCATGA
- a CDS encoding FMN reductase: protein MKQRTLVVVSAGLSQPSSTRLLADRLSAAAVDAAAGLGVQLTVEVIELRDLAHDLMNHLLTGFPPGPLGRALDAVEAADALIAVTPIFNASYSGLFKSFFDVVGKDMLTDKPVLIAATGGTSRHSLALDHALRPMFAYLQAVTVPTSVFAATDDWAGDESEGQLRGRVNRAAAELARELDRRDPATVTDPFALTTSFEDLLAGN from the coding sequence ATGAAACAGCGCACTCTCGTCGTCGTCTCGGCGGGACTGAGCCAGCCGTCGTCCACCCGCCTGCTCGCGGACCGCTTGTCCGCGGCGGCGGTGGACGCGGCCGCCGGCCTCGGCGTGCAGCTCACCGTCGAGGTGATCGAACTGCGCGACCTCGCCCACGACCTGATGAACCACCTGCTCACAGGCTTCCCGCCCGGCCCGCTCGGACGCGCGCTGGACGCGGTCGAGGCGGCCGACGCCCTGATCGCGGTGACGCCGATCTTCAACGCCTCGTACAGCGGTCTGTTCAAGTCGTTCTTCGACGTCGTGGGCAAGGACATGCTGACCGACAAGCCGGTGCTGATCGCGGCCACCGGCGGCACGTCCCGGCACTCGCTCGCGCTGGACCACGCCCTGCGCCCGATGTTCGCGTACCTGCAGGCGGTCACCGTGCCGACCTCGGTCTTCGCGGCCACCGACGACTGGGCCGGCGACGAGTCCGAGGGCCAGCTCCGCGGCCGGGTCAACCGCGCCGCCGCCGAACTCGCCCGCGAACTCGACCGCCGCGACCCCGCCACCGTCACCGACCCCTTCGCCCTCACCACGTCGTTCGAGGACCTCCTGGCCGGAAACTGA
- a CDS encoding histidine phosphatase family protein, translating into MAEIVLIRHGQTEWSANGRHTSYTDLDLTEEGVAQARLAGERLTGRKFAAVISSPRHRALRTAELAGLTVTETTEDLAEWNYGDYEGVTSATIHETRPSWSLWTDGAPGGETPEEVGARLDRVLAHARTFLDTGDVALIAHGHSLRVAGARWIGLPASGGGLLKLGTATLSTLGFERGNQVIDTWNG; encoded by the coding sequence ATGGCGGAGATCGTGCTCATCCGGCACGGGCAGACCGAGTGGAGTGCAAACGGGCGGCACACCTCGTACACGGACCTGGATCTGACCGAGGAGGGCGTGGCGCAGGCGCGCCTCGCGGGGGAGAGGCTGACCGGCCGGAAGTTCGCGGCGGTGATCTCGAGCCCGCGCCATCGGGCGCTGCGCACCGCCGAGCTCGCCGGTCTCACCGTCACCGAGACCACCGAGGACCTCGCCGAGTGGAACTACGGCGACTACGAGGGTGTCACCAGCGCCACCATCCACGAGACCCGTCCGAGCTGGTCCCTGTGGACGGACGGTGCCCCGGGCGGCGAGACCCCGGAAGAGGTCGGCGCCCGCCTGGACCGCGTCCTGGCCCACGCCCGCACCTTCCTCGACACCGGCGACGTCGCCCTGATCGCCCACGGCCACTCGCTGCGCGTGGCCGGCGCCCGCTGGATCGGGCTGCCCGCGAGCGGCGGCGGCCTGCTGAAACTCGGCACGGCGACCCTGTCCACGCTGGGCTTCGAACGCGGCAACCAGGTCATCGACACCTGGAACGGCTGA